Part of the Vigna radiata var. radiata cultivar VC1973A chromosome 11, Vradiata_ver6, whole genome shotgun sequence genome is shown below.
CCAGTTCGCTCACTAACCTCAACTCTTTGCCTGAACAGAAGATATCTTCCATGCGTTCTTTTACCTCCAACATGAACTATCATATCACACTGCAAACAAAGGGAACTTCCATCTGTCTCACAATAGAAGAAAGCTACATCCAGATtgaaaaaacacatataaacaatAAGCATCATAGGAACACCATAAGGATAGAAAGAAGAAACCACCTACCAGGTGCATTCTCGCATATGTCACACCGTGGCACATCACTTGGACTTGCAAGACCAACTCTCACATGTCTACTTGCTAGCTTGTTGCACATGTGAACCTGTCATCTCCAAAACATTAATATTCTACCCTTTGGTTCAAAGTTGTTGACCACAAAAACCAACAtcaaacaaaagtaaaatacagACTCGGATTTTCAATTCACACAACACCGCAACAAGATCAAATCGGATCGAAGCATATCTATGAAGCTACAAGAGGGTCAACCTTCAAGCCCTTCAATTCATTACCCCATACATACATGAACTTCTCCGAGTTTTTCCCAGGATTTCAATATTCTTAAATTACCAATGAAATATAGTGACCGTGTCGTACTTTTCAATAAACACCAGATCATAACATTCAAGTCAGTGATCTAAACGAAACACCATAACACAGATCAATATCGATAATGAGCACAACATATCACAAAGAAGATCCagaaaatattgacaaaaaaaaaaaaaaaaaacaccttctCATCGCAGGCGTGACAAAGTGCAGCCTCGTCAGCGGCGCAGAAAACTATAGCCGCCGCACTCTCACAAGCATCACAAAGCGTTCGCATAGTTGGACTCTCCCACTTTCATTGCTTCAGGCAACAGACACAAAGAAAGTTACAGTGAGACAGAAAACacaatatatgtatgtatgtgtgtattATAATGATGAATATATATGAGCATAGAAAGAGAAGGGAGGCAGAGAAGAAGACAGGTGTTCACCAAATCCATGTGGGTATGATAGTTTTGTTTTTCAGTGAATGTTATGTTGTTTGTGAAAGAGGGTAGAGGTGGTggttgatgaagatgatgatggagAAGGACTATGATTAGAGTGTGGGTAAAAGAAAGGATTTTGAAGGAGTGGGGGGACCTTGAGAGTTGATTCCAAAACTTTGCAAAGACACAATAAATGAGTGTTTGTCAACTCTGTTGGCCTCAAACATTACTTCGTAGCCACAAGTTCAAAGCCAATGCAGGGTTGACAGCAACTCACGCTTCATTCTCACCCACCAATTAATTATCTGACATGGGACCCACATCCTTCCCATgtttcttgtttctttcttccttcCTAGCCTCTGCCTAACTTCTCCTTCCTTTTCAGCCACAACAACCAAAGCCATGAATCTTCCATCTTCTTCTCTACCTGTCCCTTCTATCCATTTTCCTGCTCACTCTTGCTTTAACTTGTTTATCTACTCTACCCAAATTCTCATACACACTTATTACATGCGCACGTTTGCTTTTTTAGAGTTTAACTGGATTTATAAAAACAACACTTTTCAATGAATCAAGTAGGTTATCTCTTATCTCCCAACTTCCCTTTAAAGAGACACATAATATTGCCAAGATTTGCAGTGCGACCAACTTTTTTGCATTTCAGGTATGATGGATTTCAATGGATTCGTCAATATCTATACTGTTAATAAATGGACGACTCATCAAACAGGTCTGAACATCTTTGCATGAGTTGTTGGGCgaggaaaaaaaagaactttAGACACTGTTTACAGTCCACAATAAGAAGCACAAGAGACACTGATCAAATGGTAATTTTCACTGTTCCTAGAATAACTTTCCCAAACAGAAATAAAAGGGTACTCAAGATTTGTTTACAGCTTGTCACCTCTATTATTGCTTTCCGTCATCACATGTTTCGGAAGCTCTGTCAAATTAGCCTGACATTTTAGCAAATACTCTTTAAAAAGTTGGGAATTTCCCATCAGTAACCTTATATGTCTTTTTTTTCACAGAGAATAAAGTGAGTTTGTTCTGGATTGCTTTTGTTTAGTGTGTGCTACCATTTAGTAAAGATGAGATGTATACAAATGCATGAAACAGTAATGCAGAACAGTGGCAACTTTTAAAGCAAATATTGATTATAGCATAAAAACTGTAATGAGTTTATAACAACTGTTTTTAAGTATGTGGCTAGAGATTGGTCATTTTAAATAGTAGTCTCCAAGAAATGTAATGAGTTCAGAACAAATGTATGACCACAATTACGAgacaaacatatataaatgtGTGACTTCGGCTTGTAGTGATTATTCCTGCTTTTATTTTTGGTGAGATAGTCATTCTGACACCACAACACATGACCACAATTgcgagacaaaaaaaaaaattgttttcatgaaTCTACACATCAACCAACTCTATTTATGATACATTGGTTTTATTAGGACAAAACTGTTATTTCATGAATAAACTCTTTCTACTTTTTGTATTGAATTTGAACCATCCATTTGTTAACATTGGGCCATTGCCAGCTCTATTCTGTGCTCTTTTGTGGAGGCAGCACAATTTTGGTAGGCTGAAAATTTCATCACACAACGCCTCCTGTGGAAAAGAATCAAAAGATAAAGACAAATCCGCTGGTGAGCAGTGCAACCGATCAACtcacaattattattatcatttcaaACAGAAACATGATACAATATAGCAGTACAGATTTACTTTGGTCCACCATATTCTCTTACAAATGAAGACTTCTAGACCACGTTTGTGTAGGTTTTAGCATAGATTAATGACAGACTTATCTTAATATCTCCCAACCTATCGTTTTTTTATAAGCCAGCAAACCCCTTTTTTTAtcttacaaagaaaaagaaacaagataAGGTTCTTCACTCATTTGTTTTAAAAGGAGAAATTGATCATGTCGGTGCTCAAGCTTTCCATCATGACATTCTCCATGAATCCACACTTGTAAGGAGCTGTCTTCTTGAAGCTGTGGCCGCGTGGCTTGAGTGAGCATGAAGAAATAGGAATGATTGGGATATTCTGACAGTTGCAGAGCTCAATCATGTAGCCATCAGGGTCATGGAAGAACACTTGGTCCACCTTGGCTCCTCCTTCCTCCACCACAGCTGTCACATACCTCATCCCCCTCTCTTCTAACCTCTTCTTAACAAGTTCAACATCAGTACACTGCCCAAAATCAAAAACATTCCATGTCAACATTTGATTTCTTCTACTCAAACTATATAGCTGATTAAGTTCTATTACCATGTAAGCAACCTTGTTTCAACAAATTCTTACCACAAACTACAAAAAATAGAGTAAATAATATCTCTCCATGGATAGTGTAAAGTACTTTTACATTATCATATCATGAACTGTCATGTATAGTAAGTTTCTCAGACATGTATAGTACCTATCTCACATTAtatcaataatgaatatttatcaCTGGAACAACTTAAAAGTTACTAAAGAAAGTCATAAAAGTCATAGAGGACCTTTTCATAATAAAGTAAACTGAAGTAAAAAACTTCGCAGCTCAAGGTCTAACTAAGCAATCTCCAAGAAAAAAAGgttcttaaatatttttcagtattaataaatatctgttaaactaattataaaataatatttagaaaaataaaattagtttagtactaatatatctttattaaatcAATTCTTGAGAAATGTCTCCTCttcaatttatttgttttaggtCTTCTAAACCCTTAAAGATTGACTTAGAACTTGTTACCTGGAATGAGATATGGTTGTCCTTGGGATTGATGGGCCTAAATTCATTGGCACAGGTATCAAATTCATCAAGGTGAGGATTCTCAATCAAGTGTATTCCAATACCATAATTGTAAAACCTACAAAAGGAATGATCTTTGTAATTAACAAGATATTGGGTATGGAATTAATGAAGAGGTTGTGAGAATGAATGATGAAGCTAACCAGGCTCCAGtgaaattgaaagaagaagGGCGTTTGATGGGAACAAAGCCCAAAACATCCTCATAAAACCTCATAGACTCCCACACCGATCTGCACAAGAGGGACACGTGGTTGAGTGACAGCAGGGGAAGTGGTTGTGCTTCGCAGTTCCCAACTTCCTCAATCTccatcttcatctcttcttctctctcaatGCACTCACAGTAAGACCTTCTTCTGTCGCCAATTCACGTCTCAGCTTTGCACTGCATGCCATTGCCTACGTTAAGATGCTCTTATATACAAACCTCAATCAATTTTGTAGAGTAACAACTTCATCCGAAACTTCCTAACATTTCACTTCTAGTAGGAACCTTCCTCGAAGCTTCTTTTGATTGAAAGAATACACAGCTAAATGCTTCATGGACATTGAAACCTAGTTTTTCGTTCTGTACTATGACTCTATGTTTGTTTCTGTTGTTTAGAATTAGCTTTTCAAGTTACCCTTGAAATTGGAAGAAAAGTTAACGACAATAGTGATCGTATGGTATAGTGTAGTCACCCTATAGAACAAAGAAATATTGAGAAATTTCTACGATGCTTCACGCAgaaatttcaagattttttaagttttcattttcatgtgtactatttatataaatttcaatgaCCGTTACTATAATTGATGTcgaatgaaattgattttaaaatattatgaaacttatatttttacACCATTAGTATAAGGAAAAAGTTAtgtatatttatctttaaaattagaatcaattataaatttagaacTGATTTTATCAGAtacttttacaattaattttttttattcatgtataAGTTTCGAACTACTTATTCCGAAATTAAACGAACTCAAGGTTTCTTccaatgtatataaaaaaaaaat
Proteins encoded:
- the LOC106777836 gene encoding B-box zinc finger protein 18 — translated: MRTLCDACESAAAIVFCAADEAALCHACDEKVHMCNKLASRHVRVGLASPSDVPRCDICENAPAFFYCETDGSSLCLQCDMIVHVGGKRTHGRYLLFRQRVEFPGDKSSHAENPGSQPLEPGESKRGQNQLPKLKMGEKQHNHVMPLLPTPGSDADGHTKMETKMIDLNMKPNNRLHEQASNNQP
- the LOC106777837 gene encoding uncharacterized protein LOC106777837 gives rise to the protein MKMEIEEVGNCEAQPLPLLSLNHVSLLCRSVWESMRFYEDVLGFVPIKRPSSFNFTGAWFYNYGIGIHLIENPHLDEFDTCANEFRPINPKDNHISFQCTDVELVKKRLEERGMRYVTAVVEEGGAKVDQVFFHDPDGYMIELCNCQNIPIIPISSCSLKPRGHSFKKTAPYKCGFMENVMMESLSTDMINFSF